A stretch of DNA from Halorubrum sp. BOL3-1:
GTAGAGCTGTCGGCCGGCGGCGCGCCCGCCCCCGCTGACGACTGATAAGCGGAAAAGCAGACGGGTGAAACCGCGGTTGTCCGTGTGTAAATCACCGCTGACGCCCCGGTAGCGGACCCCTCCAAAGCCCCAGCCGCTCGGTTATAAATCGTTACTGACGGATCGACAGCGAACCCCTCCAAAGCCCCAGCCGCTCGGTTATAAATCGTTACTGACGGATCGACAGCGAACACCTCCAAAGCCCCAGCCGCTCGGTTATAAATCGTTACTGACGGATCGACAGCGAACACCTCCAAAGCCCCAGCCGCTCGGTTATAAATCGTTACTGACGGATCGACAGCGAACACCTCCAAAGCCCCAGCCGCTCGGTTATAAATCGTTACTGACGGATCGACAGCGAACACCTCCAAAGCCCCAGCCGCTCGGTTATAAATCGTTACTGACGGATCGACAGCGAACACCTCCAAAGCCCCAGCCGCTCGGTTATAAATCGTTACTGACAGATCGACAGCGAACACCTCCAAAGCCCCAGCCGTGAGGCTGTACGATAGCGTTTCTGTTCGTAAATCGCTGATCGATACGGACACCGCCGAAGCCCCAGCCGCGAGGCGGGCGTACGCTCGTTGCGTTCCTCGATCGCCCACTCCGTTCGCTCTCTGCGGTACTTACGTCGCCTGCGCCCGCCTCGCGGCTGCCCCTTCGAGTCCCACCCCGCATCGCAACCGCAGCCTCACACCTCCCCAACCTCGTCAGTCGCCGTCGCTCCGCTCCGGCGACGAACTCCCTCGCGCGTGCTGTCTCGCGGCCTGTCGGCCGCTCGCAGGCACGCGCCACCGCTAATTTATTTATAATCGATCGGTTTGCTCTCATGCGCAACCGTCTCTCCGCGACCGTTCCTCACGAACGTTCACTCGGGAACGATTCAATCGTGTGTCTTTTTCAGCCATGCGTTGAACGCGACCGTATGCGCAACGCCAAGATCGTCTGTACGATCGGTCCCGCCTCGGACGACCGGGACGCGATCCGCGGCCTCGCGGAGGCGGGGATGTCCGTCGTCCGACTCAACGCCAGCCACGGAACCACCGACCACCGGGAGACGGTGATCGAGCGCGCCCGCGCCGTCGACGACGAGATCGACGACCCGCTCGCGGTGATGGTCGACCTGAAGGGACCGGAGGTCCGCACCGCCGAGTTGGACGAGCCGATCGATCTCGGGACCGGCTCGGAGGTCGCCTTCGTCAAGGGCGACGACGCGACCCCGGAGCGAGTCGGTCTCACCCACTCCATCGCGGCCGCCGGGCCGGGCGACACGATCCTGCTGGACGACGGGCGGATCGAGTGTCGCGTCGAACGCGTCGACGGCGAGACCGTGGTCGCGACGGTCGTCTCCGGCGGGAAGCTGAACTCTCGGAAGGGCGTGAACCTCCCGGGCGTCGCCATCGACGTCGACCTGATCACCCCCGAGGACGAGGCCGAACTCGACCTGGCGGCCCGGACCGACGCGGACTTCGTCGCCGCCTCGTTCGTGCGCGACGGCGATGACGTCTATCGCATCGCGGACGAGCTGGAGACCCGCGACGCCGGCGATATCCCCGTCATCGCGAAGATCGAGCGCGCGGGCGCGGTCGAGAACTTGGAGGGGATCGTCGACGCCGCCGACGGCGTGATGGTCGCCCGCGGCGACCTCGGCGTCGAGTGCCCCCTAGAGGACGTGCCCGTGATTCAAAAGCGGATCATCCGGACCTGCGTCAACGAGGGTGTCCCCGTCATCACCGCGACGGAGATGCTCGACTCGATGGTCTCCTCGCGGCGGCCGACCCGCGCGGAGGCCTCCGACGTGGCCAACGCCGTCCTCGACGGCACCGACGCCGTAATGTTGTCCGGCGAGAC
This window harbors:
- the pyk gene encoding pyruvate kinase yields the protein MRNAKIVCTIGPASDDRDAIRGLAEAGMSVVRLNASHGTTDHRETVIERARAVDDEIDDPLAVMVDLKGPEVRTAELDEPIDLGTGSEVAFVKGDDATPERVGLTHSIAAAGPGDTILLDDGRIECRVERVDGETVVATVVSGGKLNSRKGVNLPGVAIDVDLITPEDEAELDLAARTDADFVAASFVRDGDDVYRIADELETRDAGDIPVIAKIERAGAVENLEGIVDAADGVMVARGDLGVECPLEDVPVIQKRIIRTCVNEGVPVITATEMLDSMVSSRRPTRAEASDVANAVLDGTDAVMLSGETAIGEDPVNVVETMDRIVREVEASDEYAETREQRVPTADEGSRTEALARSARYLARDIGASTVVAVSESGFTARKTAMFRPGVPVVATTPNDRVRRQLALSWGVRPVLTEYAHDMEGVLDNAVDAALDRGGAASGDTLVVLSGMLTEFEGTNTTNTLKVHVAAETVVTGKAVVAGHVSAPVHRTEDGDIDALPDGSVVAVGPNFEGEFSGDLDRIAAIVDAREGMTGYPAVVARELGVPMVSGARLPESVADGTTVTVDGERGVVYDGDVIAAARER